A region from the Triticum urartu cultivar G1812 chromosome 1, Tu2.1, whole genome shotgun sequence genome encodes:
- the LOC125517585 gene encoding LRR receptor-like serine/threonine-protein kinase ERL2, with protein MARLGAVVAVYFLAAALAAEGILDPVDFLALQAVRRSLDDMPGSAFFDAWDFTADPCGFPGVYCDGNRVSALALGDPRAGSPGLTGRLDPALGRMSALTELSLVPGRVQGELPASLASCSNLRFLAVSKNLLSGGIPDGIGALSNLRTLDVSFNQISGAIPPSIASLPSITNLILCHNQLTGGIPSFPDSSPLLRMDLKHNALSGGVPSLPGSLQYLSLAANRLTGNVDSMLPRLTRLNYLDLSMNQLQGPVPASVFTLPLSVLQLQRNFFSGLLQPTSDVTIPVVDLSYNRFWGPLSPLLAGVGQLYLNNNRFTGDVPSRLVQELVGTGGLQLLYLQHNFLTGIEISPSSSLPSGVSLCLMYNCMVPPVYAPCPIKAGTQNTRPADQCPEWRG; from the coding sequence ATGGCGCGGCTCGGCGCTGTCGTGGCGGTGTACTTCTTGGCGGCGGCGCTCGCGGCGGAGGGCATTCTCGACCCGGTGGACTTCCTCGCGCTGCAGGCGGTGCGGAGGTCGCTCGACGACATGCCGGGCTCCGCCTTCTTCGACGCCTGGGACTTCACGGCGGACCCCTGCGGCTTCCCCGGCGTCTACTGCGACGGGAACAGGGTGTCGGCGCTCGCGCTCGGCGACCCCAGGGCCGGGTCGCCGGGGCTCACCGGGAGGCTCGACCCGGCGCTCGGCCGGATGTCGGCGCTCACCGAGCTCTCGCTCGTGCCCGGCCGCGTCCAGGGCGAGCTCCCGGCCTCCCTCGCCTCCTGCTCCAACCTCCGCTTCCTGGCCGTCAGCAAGAACCTCCTCTCCGGCGGGATACCGGACGGCATTGGCGCGCTGTCCAACCTCCGGACGCTCGACGTCAGCTTCAACCAGATCTCCGGCGCCATCCCGCCGTCCATTGCGTCGCTGCCATCGATCACCAACCTCATCCTCTGCCACAACCAGCTCACCGGTGGCATCCCCTCGTTCCCGGACTCCTCGCCGCTCCTCCGGATGGACCTCAAGCACAATGCCCTCTCCGGCGGCGTGCCCAGCCTGCCGGGCTCGCTGCAGTACCTCTCGCTCGCGGCGAACCGTCTCACCGGCAACGTCGACTCCATGCTGCCCCGGCTGACTCGGCTCAACTACCTCGACCTCAGCATGAACCAGCTCCAGGGGCCGGTCCCGGCGTCCGTCTTCACGTTGCCGCTCTCCGTGCTCCAGCTCCAGCGCAACTTCTTCTCCGGCCTCCTCCAGCCGACGAGCGACGTGACGATCCCGGTGGTGGACCTGAGCTACAACCGGTTCTGGGGGCCTCTGTCGCCGCTCCTGGCGGGCGTCGGGCAGCTGTACCTGAACAACAACCGGTTCACCGGCGACGTGCCGTCGCGGCTGGTGCAGGAGCTGGTGGGCACCGGCGGGCTGCAGCTGCTGTACCTGCAGCACAACTTCCTGACCGGCATCGAGATATCGCCGTCGTCGTCGCTCCCCTCCGGCGTCTCGCTCTGCCTGATGTACAACTGCATGGTGCCGCCGGTGTACGCGCCGTGCCCGATCAAGGCCGGCACGCAGAACACCCGGCCGGCCGACCAGTGCCCGGAATGGAGGGGCTGA